A window of the Streptomyces finlayi genome harbors these coding sequences:
- a CDS encoding TerD family protein — protein sequence MAVSLSKGGNVSLTKEAPGLTAVTVGLGWDVRTTTGTDFDLDASAIAVNTAGKVFSDGHFVFFNNKATPDQTIVHTGDNVTGQGEGDDEQINVNLAGLPADIDKIVFPVSIYDAENRSQNFGQVRNAFIRIINQAGGVELARYDLSEDAATETAMVFGELYRNGAEWKFRAVGQGYASGLRGIAQDFGVNL from the coding sequence AGTAAGCCTGTCCAAGGGCGGCAACGTCTCGCTCACCAAGGAGGCACCGGGCCTTACCGCCGTCACGGTCGGCCTCGGCTGGGACGTCCGCACCACCACCGGTACCGACTTCGACCTCGACGCCTCGGCGATCGCGGTCAACACCGCCGGCAAGGTCTTCTCCGACGGCCACTTCGTCTTCTTCAACAACAAGGCGACGCCGGACCAGACCATCGTCCACACCGGTGACAACGTCACCGGCCAGGGCGAGGGCGACGACGAGCAGATCAACGTCAACCTGGCGGGTCTGCCGGCCGACATCGACAAGATCGTCTTCCCGGTCTCGATCTACGACGCCGAGAACCGCAGCCAGAACTTCGGCCAGGTCCGTAACGCGTTCATCCGCATCATCAACCAGGCCGGCGGCGTGGAGCTCGCGCGCTACGACCTGAGCGAGGACGCCGCCACCGAGACCGCCATGGTCTTCGGCGAGCTCTACCGCAACGGTGCCGAGTGGAAGTTCCGCGCGGTCGGCCAGGGTTACGCATCGGGCCTGCGCGGCATCGCGCAGGACTTCGGCGTCAACCTCTGA
- a CDS encoding M1 family metallopeptidase, translating to MEQRTQIRRTAPAAALLLVLTTLTSTLTTACTAVTAGVEGKPGAAGLRDPYFPRLGNGGYDVTHYGLDLDVDVDAHARPRRDELRGTATITARATQDLSSFNLDLAGLDVLSASVEGRPAAVNRAGSELTVRPDAAVEDQLRKGRTFRTVIRYSGAPETITDRDQSKEGWLKTADGSLALGQPTGSMAWFPGNHHPSDKATYDIGVTVPKGLTAVSNGEPVSRRTTGDRTAFRWRTAEPMASYLATVAIGRYTTKSTKTPQGITVFTAVDPEVARGSASALARIPEVTGWAAGRFGPYPFSSTGAVIERRGDAGYALETQNRPVFPGPPSTGLLVHELAHQWFGNSVTPASWQDMWLNEGFATYAEWLWAEDKEDTPTRESFDAAFLDDDNWAFPPADPPSAAELSSAPVYGRGAMVLERLRQTMDDDKAFFGLLRGWARAHRHGNASTDDFTAYAEKRTGRDLSGLWKTWLYGDGRPEDPDAPVTP from the coding sequence GTGGAACAGCGAACCCAGATACGGCGCACGGCGCCCGCCGCGGCCCTGCTGCTCGTGCTGACCACCCTCACCTCCACCCTCACCACCGCCTGCACCGCCGTCACCGCCGGGGTGGAGGGCAAGCCCGGTGCGGCCGGACTGCGCGACCCGTACTTCCCGAGGCTCGGCAACGGCGGCTACGACGTGACGCACTACGGCCTCGACCTGGACGTGGACGTGGACGCGCATGCCCGGCCCCGCCGGGACGAGCTGCGCGGCACCGCTACGATCACCGCTCGTGCCACCCAGGACCTCAGCTCGTTCAACCTCGACCTCGCCGGGCTCGACGTCCTGAGCGCGAGCGTGGAGGGCCGTCCCGCCGCGGTCAACCGCGCGGGCAGCGAGCTGACCGTGCGTCCGGACGCCGCCGTGGAGGACCAGTTGCGCAAGGGCCGGACGTTCCGCACGGTCATCCGCTACTCCGGCGCCCCGGAGACCATCACCGACCGGGACCAGTCGAAGGAGGGCTGGCTGAAGACCGCGGACGGGTCCCTCGCGCTCGGCCAGCCGACCGGGTCCATGGCCTGGTTCCCCGGGAACCACCACCCGAGCGACAAGGCCACGTACGACATCGGTGTCACCGTTCCGAAGGGCCTGACGGCCGTCTCCAACGGTGAACCGGTCTCCCGTCGCACGACAGGCGACCGCACCGCCTTCCGCTGGCGCACCGCCGAGCCGATGGCGAGCTATCTGGCGACGGTCGCCATCGGCCGCTACACGACGAAGAGCACGAAGACCCCCCAGGGGATCACGGTGTTCACCGCTGTCGACCCGGAAGTGGCTCGGGGGAGCGCCTCGGCCCTGGCCCGTATCCCCGAGGTGACGGGGTGGGCGGCCGGCAGGTTCGGCCCGTACCCCTTCTCCTCCACCGGCGCGGTCATCGAGCGCCGGGGCGACGCCGGATACGCGCTGGAGACCCAGAACCGGCCGGTCTTCCCCGGCCCGCCCAGCACCGGGCTTCTCGTCCACGAGCTGGCCCACCAGTGGTTCGGCAACTCGGTCACGCCCGCGAGCTGGCAGGACATGTGGCTCAACGAGGGCTTCGCGACGTACGCGGAGTGGCTCTGGGCCGAGGACAAGGAGGACACCCCGACCCGGGAGAGCTTCGACGCCGCCTTCCTCGACGACGACAACTGGGCCTTTCCGCCCGCGGATCCGCCGAGCGCCGCGGAACTCTCCAGTGCCCCGGTGTACGGGCGCGGGGCCATGGTGCTCGAAAGGCTCCGGCAGACGATGGACGACGACAAGGCGTTCTTCGGCCTGCTCAGGGGCTGGGCGCGGGCGCACCGGCACGGAAACGCGTCGACGGACGACTTCACCGCCTATGCGGAGAAGCGGACGGGACGGGACCTGAGCGGGCTGTGGAAGACGTGGCTGTACGGGGACGGGCGCCCGGAAGACCCTGATGCACCCGTCACGCCCTGA
- a CDS encoding GlcG/HbpS family heme-binding protein: MKKMSMRTRVLTGGVAVAALGAGTFGTMSANASAPAAAPAAAIAADATDENLQQSTHLTAAAATEAAQATLDAAKKENQRVSVAVVDRNGNTIVTLRGDGAGPQSPESAVRKAYTAVSWNAPTSELVKRLEQAPNLKDIPGTLFLGGGAPVQVKGAPVAGIGVAGAPSGDLDEKFARAGVASLAN, encoded by the coding sequence ATGAAGAAGATGTCGATGCGCACCCGTGTCCTGACCGGCGGCGTCGCCGTCGCAGCCCTGGGTGCCGGCACCTTCGGCACGATGTCCGCGAACGCCTCGGCCCCGGCCGCCGCCCCCGCCGCGGCCATCGCGGCCGACGCGACTGACGAGAACCTCCAGCAGTCCACGCACCTCACCGCGGCCGCGGCCACGGAGGCCGCGCAGGCGACGCTGGACGCCGCGAAGAAGGAGAACCAGCGAGTGTCGGTCGCGGTGGTCGACCGCAACGGCAACACCATCGTGACGTTGCGCGGTGACGGTGCGGGCCCGCAGTCCCCCGAGTCGGCCGTGAGGAAGGCGTACACCGCCGTCTCCTGGAACGCTCCCACCTCGGAGCTGGTCAAGCGTCTGGAGCAGGCCCCGAACCTGAAGGACATCCCCGGCACCCTGTTCCTCGGTGGCGGTGCTCCGGTCCAGGTCAAGGGCGCCCCGGTCGCGGGCATCGGTGTGGCCGGCGCCCCGAGCGGCGACCTCGACGAGAAGTTCGCCCGGGCGGGCGTCGCCTCGCTCGCCAACTGA
- a CDS encoding sensor histidine kinase: MQRRSGPDLSADPDARWLTLLMHAAFFLLLSASLARFLLRHPGEARTPWIIALSVGLAVLYLLGPVLGSRPTPRSLVWLGVLVVVWMILVILAPSFAWCAVPLFYTGLRILPPRAAYALVVLLTVFVVIAQLSLAKGFDPNLVLAPPAVAAVATAVFVQMRRQAARQRELADRQRELIDALLRTRRELAATERREGTLAERQRLSMEIHDTLAQGLSSQQMLLQAADRTWDADPSAARRHVLTATGIAERNLAEARRFVHDLAPADLAEGGGLEEALRALAARESVPGRITVRCHVEGTPRTALPDRVQSALLRIAQGALSNVREHAEATAAAVTLTHLDDRVVLDIADNGRGFTPSAPVVRPSGGLRGHGLPAVRARLQQLGGTLTIESAPGEGTVLTAAIPLYPAPSPPAPPPSPPTPPPPPPLSPEEPA, translated from the coding sequence GTGCAGCGCCGAAGCGGACCCGACCTGAGCGCCGACCCCGACGCACGGTGGCTCACGCTTCTCATGCACGCCGCGTTCTTCCTGCTGCTGAGCGCCTCGCTGGCCCGGTTCCTGCTCCGCCACCCCGGCGAGGCCCGCACCCCGTGGATCATCGCGCTGTCGGTCGGCCTCGCCGTGCTCTATCTCCTGGGCCCTGTGCTCGGCTCCCGCCCGACCCCGCGCAGCCTGGTCTGGCTGGGTGTCCTGGTCGTCGTCTGGATGATCCTGGTCATCCTCGCGCCGAGCTTCGCGTGGTGCGCGGTACCGCTCTTCTACACCGGGCTGCGGATTCTGCCGCCCCGCGCCGCGTACGCCCTCGTCGTCCTGCTGACCGTGTTCGTCGTCATCGCACAGCTGAGCCTGGCCAAGGGCTTCGATCCGAACCTGGTCCTGGCACCACCCGCCGTCGCCGCCGTGGCCACGGCCGTGTTCGTACAGATGCGGCGCCAGGCGGCACGTCAGCGGGAACTGGCCGACCGGCAGCGCGAGCTGATCGACGCCCTGTTGCGTACGCGGCGCGAACTGGCCGCCACCGAGCGCCGCGAAGGGACCCTCGCCGAGCGCCAGCGGCTGTCCATGGAGATCCACGACACCCTGGCGCAGGGCCTGTCGAGCCAGCAGATGCTGCTCCAGGCCGCCGACCGCACCTGGGACGCCGACCCTTCTGCAGCCCGTCGCCACGTGCTGACGGCGACGGGCATCGCGGAGCGCAATCTCGCCGAGGCGCGCCGCTTCGTCCACGACCTGGCCCCTGCCGATCTGGCGGAGGGCGGCGGCCTGGAGGAGGCTCTGCGCGCACTCGCCGCCCGCGAGTCGGTGCCGGGCCGGATCACCGTCCGCTGCCATGTGGAGGGCACCCCGCGCACGGCCCTGCCGGACCGGGTCCAGTCCGCGCTGCTGCGGATCGCGCAGGGGGCGCTGTCGAACGTCCGCGAGCATGCGGAGGCGACGGCCGCGGCCGTGACGCTGACCCACCTCGACGACCGGGTCGTCCTCGACATCGCCGACAACGGCCGTGGCTTCACCCCCTCCGCTCCGGTGGTCCGCCCGTCCGGCGGTCTGCGCGGGCACGGGCTGCCGGCGGTACGAGCCCGCCTCCAGCAGCTCGGGGGGACCCTGACGATCGAGTCCGCTCCGGGTGAGGGCACGGTCCTGACGGCGGCGATCCCGCTGTACCCGGCACCCTCGCCGCCCGCCCCGCCCCCGTCACCACCCACGCCCCCGCCGCCCCCACCCCTGTCACCGGAGGAGCCCGCATGA
- a CDS encoding response regulator: MTSNATGTVRILLCDDHAVVRAGLLALLGSEPDIEVVGEAGSGEEAVALAAKLTPDVVLMDLQLGEGIDGVEATRRIAATGGVHVLVLTTYDTDADITRAIEAGATGYLLKAERPEELFAAIRSAAQGRTTLSPPVASRVMARMRKPLPTLTERELDILAQLSQGLGNRDIARALFISEATVKTHLGRIYDKLGVDTRAGAVSVAKEQRLLP, from the coding sequence ATGACCTCGAACGCCACGGGAACGGTACGCATCCTGCTCTGCGACGACCACGCCGTCGTACGGGCGGGGCTGCTCGCCCTGCTCGGCAGCGAACCGGACATCGAGGTCGTCGGCGAGGCGGGCAGCGGCGAGGAGGCCGTGGCGCTGGCCGCCAAGCTCACCCCTGACGTCGTGCTGATGGATCTGCAACTGGGCGAGGGGATCGACGGCGTCGAGGCCACCCGCCGCATCGCGGCCACCGGCGGTGTCCACGTCCTCGTCCTCACCACGTACGACACGGACGCCGACATCACGCGCGCGATCGAGGCGGGCGCCACCGGCTATCTGCTCAAGGCCGAACGCCCGGAGGAGCTGTTCGCGGCGATCCGCTCGGCGGCGCAGGGCCGCACGACGCTCTCCCCGCCGGTCGCCAGCCGTGTCATGGCGCGGATGCGGAAGCCGCTGCCGACCCTCACCGAGCGCGAGCTCGACATCCTGGCGCAGCTCTCGCAGGGGCTCGGCAACCGCGACATCGCCCGTGCGCTGTTCATCAGCGAGGCGACGGTCAAGACCCACCTGGGCCGCATCTACGACAAGCTCGGTGTCGACACCCGTGCGGGCGCCGTCTCCGTCGCCAAGGAACAGCGGCTGCTGCCCTAG
- a CDS encoding pentapeptide repeat-containing protein gives MAGTTSRGSRGSKGSGTGGRGGKDGIAAARRAEVRLPPLVAYEGEELEPDGDYDGVRFEAVDLSDQSGPGARFMDCALDGCALDRTELTRSRFIDSVLTGVRGVGTDLSGASLRDVEIVDARLGGVQLHGAVLERVLVRGGKVDYLNLRKARLKDVVFEGCVLSEPDFGGAHLVRVEFRDCVLKRADFSAVRMESVDLRTVAELDIARGVEQLAGAVISPSQLMELAPAFAARIGVRVEA, from the coding sequence ATGGCGGGAACCACCAGCAGGGGCAGCAGGGGCAGCAAGGGCAGCGGCACGGGCGGCAGGGGCGGGAAGGACGGCATCGCGGCGGCGCGGCGGGCGGAGGTCCGGCTGCCGCCGCTCGTGGCGTACGAGGGGGAGGAGCTGGAGCCGGACGGGGACTACGACGGCGTGCGCTTCGAGGCGGTGGATCTGAGCGACCAGTCCGGTCCTGGCGCCCGCTTCATGGACTGCGCGCTGGACGGCTGCGCCCTGGACCGTACGGAGCTGACCAGATCCCGGTTCATCGACTCCGTGCTGACGGGGGTACGGGGCGTGGGCACCGATCTCTCGGGGGCCTCGCTGCGCGACGTGGAGATCGTGGACGCCCGGCTGGGCGGGGTGCAGTTGCACGGCGCTGTGCTGGAGCGGGTGCTGGTGCGCGGCGGGAAGGTCGACTACCTGAATCTGCGGAAGGCGCGGCTCAAGGACGTGGTCTTCGAGGGCTGCGTGCTGTCCGAGCCGGACTTCGGGGGTGCCCACCTGGTGCGGGTGGAGTTCCGGGACTGTGTGCTGAAGCGGGCCGACTTCAGCGCCGTACGCATGGAGTCGGTGGACCTGCGGACGGTCGCCGAGCTGGACATCGCCCGGGGTGTGGAGCAGCTGGCGGGGGCGGTGATCAGCCCGTCGCAGCTGATGGAACTGGCCCCTGCCTTCGCGGCCCGGATCGGGGTGCGGGTGGAGGCGTGA
- a CDS encoding aminoglycoside phosphotransferase family protein → MIDIPDGLIATLSAYGGASGRAFGAALAGLAGRFLDAWGLRRDGDAMYGVCALVLPVVREADGRPAALKLQAVDEETAGEPVALRAWGAAGAGAVRLLDHDAETGTMLLERLDERRPLSALDDGREAVRVLAGLLGGLTAVPAPEGLRGLGEAAARMLGEAPGAVAALVDEGERRLLEDCAAAVRDVAGEPGDRLLHWDLHFGNVLAGRAEEGRAGEWIALDPKPLAGDPGFDLFPALVNRFDAGEVRWRFDVLTEALGMDRDRERARAWTLGRVLQNALWEVREGGARIAPEQVVIARRLMGRR, encoded by the coding sequence GTGATCGACATTCCCGATGGGCTGATCGCCACTCTGTCCGCATACGGCGGTGCGTCCGGCCGGGCGTTCGGCGCCGCGCTGGCGGGGCTGGCCGGACGGTTCCTCGACGCGTGGGGGCTGCGGCGGGACGGCGACGCGATGTACGGCGTGTGCGCACTGGTGCTTCCGGTGGTGCGGGAGGCGGACGGGCGGCCGGCCGCGCTGAAACTCCAGGCGGTGGACGAGGAGACGGCCGGGGAACCGGTGGCGCTGCGGGCGTGGGGTGCGGCGGGGGCGGGGGCCGTGCGGCTGCTGGACCACGACGCGGAGACCGGGACCATGCTGCTCGAACGGCTGGACGAGCGGAGGCCGTTGTCGGCGCTGGACGACGGGCGGGAGGCCGTGCGGGTGCTTGCGGGGCTGCTGGGCGGGCTGACGGCCGTACCGGCTCCGGAGGGGCTGCGCGGGCTGGGCGAAGCGGCGGCCCGGATGCTCGGTGAGGCACCGGGCGCGGTGGCCGCGCTGGTGGACGAGGGGGAGCGGCGGCTGCTGGAGGACTGTGCGGCGGCGGTACGGGACGTGGCGGGCGAGCCGGGGGACCGGCTGCTGCACTGGGACCTGCACTTCGGCAACGTCCTGGCGGGGCGCGCGGAGGAGGGCCGGGCGGGGGAGTGGATCGCCCTGGACCCCAAGCCGCTGGCCGGGGACCCGGGCTTCGATCTGTTTCCCGCGCTGGTCAACCGTTTCGACGCCGGGGAGGTGCGGTGGCGGTTCGACGTGCTGACGGAGGCGCTCGGGATGGACCGGGACCGCGAGCGGGCGCGGGCCTGGACCTTGGGGCGGGTGCTGCAGAACGCGCTGTGGGAGGTGCGTGAGGGCGGGGCCCGCATTGCACCGGAGCAGGTCGTGATCGCCCGGCGGCTGATGGGGCGGCGGTAA
- a CDS encoding rhomboid-like protein translates to MRQSRMPRKRPAARALTAIRRWITGAPGTYTWLILLLLTTVFAQELPAQPSASLHVLMDDPLRVLLPGALRIDGGHWLLYAALFTVFHATAEHWLGTLRWLTVAAAAQFLAPFVTAAVLTWAVRHGHAPPYAVHTPGTGPGYALAGVAAVLTYRIPRPWRALYAFAVLVAHAVPLVSGSTFAELGHSTAVLTGLACYPLVRALPRCETRGATAQ, encoded by the coding sequence GTGCGTCAATCGCGTATGCCCCGAAAACGTCCGGCCGCGCGCGCCCTCACCGCGATCCGCCGCTGGATCACCGGCGCTCCCGGTACGTACACCTGGCTGATCCTTCTCCTCCTCACCACGGTCTTCGCACAGGAGCTCCCGGCCCAGCCCTCAGCCTCCCTCCACGTGCTCATGGACGACCCCCTGCGCGTCCTCCTCCCCGGCGCCCTCCGGATCGACGGCGGTCACTGGCTCCTCTACGCGGCCCTGTTCACCGTCTTCCACGCCACCGCCGAACACTGGCTCGGCACCCTTCGCTGGCTGACCGTCGCCGCCGCGGCCCAGTTCCTCGCCCCGTTCGTCACCGCGGCCGTCCTGACCTGGGCCGTACGCCACGGCCACGCCCCGCCGTACGCGGTCCACACCCCCGGCACGGGACCCGGATACGCGCTCGCGGGAGTCGCCGCCGTCCTCACGTACCGCATCCCCCGGCCCTGGCGTGCCCTGTACGCCTTCGCCGTGCTCGTCGCCCATGCCGTCCCGCTGGTCAGCGGCAGTACGTTCGCCGAACTGGGCCACTCCACCGCCGTACTGACCGGCCTCGCCTGCTACCCCCTCGTACGCGCTCTCCCCCGGTGCGAGACGCGAGGGGCCACAGCGCAGTAA
- a CDS encoding NAD(P)/FAD-dependent oxidoreductase codes for MSTVSTVNGGISFWYAKEGTPAPREPLPGDVSADICIVGGGYTGLWTAYYLKKAVPFLNITVLEAKFCGYGASGRNGGWLYNGIAGRDRYAKLHGHDAAVRLQQAMNDTVDEVVRVAADENIDADIHRGGVLEVAYTPAQLARLKAFHAVEIAFGEKDRVLRGARETAERIRITGAVGSTWSPHGARLHPAKLVKGLADAVEALGVTIHESTPVTEIKPKHAITPYGTVRAPYILRCTEGFTAGLKGQRRTWLPMNSSMIATEPLPASVWDTIGWEGREALGDMAHAYMYAQRTADDRIALGGRGVPYRFGSATDNDGRTQPATIEALRDLLVRFFPTTAGARIDHAWSGVLAVPRDWCATVTLDRSTGLGWAGGYVGSGVATTNLAARTLRDLIQQDSGQAGPTDLTALPWVNHKVRRWEPEPFRWLGVHAMYAAYRTADRRETTSPRPDTDPLARAADRIAGRH; via the coding sequence ATGAGCACCGTCAGTACCGTCAACGGCGGCATATCGTTCTGGTACGCGAAGGAGGGCACCCCCGCCCCCCGCGAGCCGCTGCCCGGCGACGTGAGCGCCGACATCTGCATCGTCGGCGGCGGATACACCGGACTCTGGACGGCGTACTACCTCAAGAAGGCCGTCCCCTTCCTCAACATCACTGTCCTGGAAGCCAAGTTCTGCGGTTACGGCGCCTCGGGGCGCAACGGCGGCTGGCTCTACAACGGCATCGCCGGACGCGACCGCTACGCGAAACTCCACGGCCACGACGCCGCCGTGCGCCTCCAGCAGGCCATGAACGACACCGTCGACGAGGTCGTCCGGGTCGCCGCCGATGAGAACATCGACGCGGACATCCACCGGGGCGGCGTCCTCGAAGTCGCGTACACACCGGCCCAGCTCGCCCGCCTCAAGGCCTTCCACGCCGTCGAGATCGCCTTCGGCGAGAAGGACCGCGTCCTGCGCGGCGCGCGCGAGACCGCCGAGCGCATCAGGATCACCGGAGCGGTCGGCTCCACCTGGTCCCCGCACGGCGCACGCCTGCACCCGGCCAAGCTGGTCAAGGGCCTCGCCGACGCCGTCGAGGCGCTCGGCGTCACGATCCACGAGTCGACCCCGGTCACGGAGATCAAGCCCAAGCACGCCATCACCCCGTACGGCACGGTCCGCGCCCCCTACATCCTGCGCTGCACCGAGGGATTCACCGCCGGTCTCAAGGGCCAGAGGCGCACCTGGCTCCCGATGAACTCCTCCATGATCGCCACCGAACCGCTGCCCGCGTCGGTGTGGGACACCATCGGATGGGAAGGCCGCGAGGCCCTCGGCGACATGGCCCACGCCTACATGTACGCCCAGCGCACCGCCGACGACCGCATCGCACTGGGCGGCCGGGGCGTCCCGTACCGCTTCGGCTCCGCCACGGACAACGACGGACGCACCCAGCCCGCCACGATCGAGGCCCTGCGCGACCTGCTCGTCCGCTTCTTCCCCACCACGGCCGGCGCCCGCATCGACCACGCCTGGTCCGGCGTCCTCGCCGTCCCGCGAGACTGGTGCGCCACCGTCACCCTGGACCGCTCCACCGGCCTCGGCTGGGCAGGTGGCTACGTCGGCTCCGGCGTGGCCACCACCAACCTCGCGGCCCGCACCCTGCGCGACCTGATCCAGCAGGACTCCGGCCAGGCGGGCCCCACCGACCTGACGGCCCTCCCGTGGGTCAACCACAAGGTCCGCCGCTGGGAACCGGAACCCTTCCGCTGGCTCGGCGTACACGCCATGTACGCGGCCTACCGCACGGCGGACCGCCGCGAGACGACCTCACCCCGCCCCGACACGGACCCCCTGGCCAGGGCGGCGGACCGGATAGCGGGCAGGCACTGA
- a CDS encoding DinB family protein gives MTKIDDTPPAWDDRTQLTTFLDYVRDTARAKCDGVSAENARKALLPGSPLMTMSGVINHLRWVEYYWFQVIFLGEEDRAPMTEEDPDREMRIAVGFPLTQLLDEYAEQSAHYRELVAGNDLDKQAKGTIRDGLHVDLRWILLHLTEETARHNGHLDILREMLDGTTGD, from the coding sequence ATGACCAAAATCGACGACACGCCGCCCGCATGGGACGACCGCACCCAGCTCACCACGTTCCTCGACTACGTACGTGACACCGCCCGCGCCAAGTGCGACGGTGTCTCTGCGGAGAACGCACGCAAGGCGCTGCTGCCGGGCTCACCCCTGATGACCATGAGCGGAGTCATCAACCACCTCCGCTGGGTCGAGTACTACTGGTTCCAGGTGATCTTCCTCGGCGAGGAAGACCGGGCCCCCATGACGGAAGAGGACCCCGACCGCGAGATGCGTATCGCCGTCGGCTTTCCGCTTACGCAGTTGCTCGACGAATACGCCGAACAGAGCGCCCACTACCGCGAACTGGTCGCCGGGAACGATCTGGACAAGCAGGCCAAGGGAACCATTCGCGACGGCCTCCATGTCGACCTGCGCTGGATCCTCCTCCATCTCACCGAGGAGACGGCCCGCCACAACGGCCACCTGGACATTCTGCGCGAGATGCTCGACGGCACGACCGGCGACTAG
- a CDS encoding helix-turn-helix transcriptional regulator, whose amino-acid sequence MCTKHDQVGVARLPELCEDGLERYRDVLAAGGVTGDRVPDCLLDLGLLRFLPDNPGSLTPIPPDLAAASLSRPIKQAITEYQDTLTAIRATMARAEVVYAEAQQDGGTSIEVLSSESVIAAALEEAVQSCREELLTAQPNGGRSPELLAEALPRDLALAARGVKQRTLYQHTVRAHGPTLSYIERVVSAGAEVRTLDEVFDRLIVCDSRTAFIPGPRDRRQSALLIRHPSVIEYLVKGFEQAWSRAAAVGEVPSRLRPPPLTDETRRAVLRLMVEGYTDEAIAGRLGISRRTVGTHVQKTSEVLGSRSRAQLAYLIAQTDLLDCSDLSAVEEASAKTAT is encoded by the coding sequence ATGTGCACAAAGCATGATCAGGTGGGGGTGGCGCGGCTCCCTGAGCTATGCGAGGACGGCTTGGAGCGCTATCGCGATGTGCTGGCAGCGGGGGGCGTTACGGGTGACCGGGTCCCTGACTGCCTGCTCGACCTGGGGTTGCTCCGGTTCCTGCCGGACAACCCGGGCTCTCTCACTCCGATACCTCCAGACCTTGCTGCTGCCTCACTTTCCCGGCCGATCAAGCAAGCAATCACCGAGTACCAGGACACCCTGACGGCGATACGCGCCACGATGGCCCGGGCGGAGGTTGTCTACGCGGAGGCCCAGCAGGACGGCGGCACCTCGATCGAGGTGCTCTCCAGCGAGAGCGTGATCGCAGCCGCTCTGGAAGAGGCGGTTCAGTCCTGCCGTGAGGAGCTGCTGACCGCCCAGCCCAACGGTGGCCGTTCGCCCGAGCTCCTCGCCGAGGCCCTGCCGCGCGATCTCGCGCTGGCCGCTCGCGGCGTCAAACAGCGCACGTTGTACCAGCACACGGTGCGGGCACACGGCCCCACGCTCTCCTACATCGAGCGAGTGGTGTCCGCGGGTGCGGAGGTCAGGACGCTCGACGAGGTGTTCGATCGACTCATCGTGTGCGACAGCAGGACGGCCTTCATCCCCGGTCCGCGCGACCGCCGCCAGTCCGCATTGCTCATTCGGCACCCAAGTGTCATCGAGTACCTGGTCAAGGGCTTCGAGCAGGCGTGGAGCCGTGCGGCAGCCGTGGGCGAGGTCCCCTCCCGGCTGCGCCCGCCGCCCCTCACCGACGAGACCCGAAGGGCCGTGCTGCGGCTCATGGTGGAGGGCTACACCGACGAGGCGATCGCTGGACGGCTCGGCATCAGCAGGCGAACGGTGGGCACCCACGTCCAGAAGACCTCGGAAGTCCTCGGCAGCCGCAGCCGCGCACAGCTCGCCTACCTCATCGCACAGACCGACCTTCTGGACTGCTCCGACCTGAGTGCCGTGGAGGAGGCTTCAGCCAAGACGGCAACGTGA